The Rhodopseudomonas palustris genome window below encodes:
- a CDS encoding carbonic anhydrase, protein MDRRNILKAFAGLALCPLCATAGAAAEGAHHWGYEGEGGPAKWGELDPANQICSIGVQQSPVDIRSTVSANLFPLQVQWADTADTIINNGHTIQLNVAEGSTLKLGGATFKLVQFHFHRPSEHQIDGKSFPMEVHFVHRMDSGTLGVVGVLMQEGAANAAFAKIVATMPQSEGPAVKADAGINPNALLPAKLGYYRYEGSLTTPPCSEVVDWMVLTDPITVAAEDVAAFAKLYPMNARPVQKDNRRFVLQSN, encoded by the coding sequence ATGGACCGTCGCAATATCCTGAAGGCCTTTGCTGGCCTCGCTCTATGTCCGCTTTGCGCCACCGCCGGCGCTGCCGCCGAAGGCGCCCACCATTGGGGCTATGAGGGTGAAGGCGGCCCGGCTAAGTGGGGCGAGCTCGATCCTGCCAACCAGATCTGCTCGATCGGGGTGCAGCAATCGCCGGTCGATATCCGCTCGACCGTCAGCGCCAATCTGTTTCCGCTGCAGGTGCAGTGGGCTGATACGGCCGATACCATCATCAACAACGGCCATACCATCCAGCTCAACGTCGCCGAAGGCTCGACACTCAAGCTCGGCGGCGCGACTTTCAAGCTGGTGCAATTCCACTTCCACCGTCCCAGCGAGCATCAGATCGACGGCAAGTCGTTCCCGATGGAGGTGCACTTCGTCCACCGCATGGACTCCGGCACGCTCGGCGTAGTCGGCGTGCTGATGCAGGAAGGCGCCGCCAATGCGGCGTTCGCCAAGATCGTCGCGACCATGCCGCAGAGCGAAGGTCCGGCGGTGAAGGCCGATGCTGGGATCAATCCGAACGCACTGCTGCCGGCGAAGCTCGGTTACTACCGCTATGAAGGGTCGCTGACGACGCCGCCGTGCTCGGAGGTCGTCGACTGGATGGTGCTGACCGATCCGATCACGGTCGCGGCCGAGGACGTTGCAGCGTTCGCCAAGCTGTATCCGATGAACGCACGCCCGGTGCAGAAGGACAACCGCCGCTTCGTGCTGCAGTCCAACTAA
- a CDS encoding S24 family peptidase — MLTHDQIWTALDRLAERAGLSPSGLAKKSGLDPTTFNKSKRITNDGRERWPSTESVAKALQATNTAIDTFVQLIHDRPRVVQSVPLLGLAQAGSGGYFDDGGFPVGKGWDEVGLPSITDEHAYALEISGDSMKPAYRSGDIVVVSPSATVHRGDRVVVKTTKGEVMVKELKRRTAKVVELASLNPSHPDRTLAPSEIEWIGRIVWASQ; from the coding sequence ATGCTGACGCATGATCAGATCTGGACTGCGCTCGACCGGCTGGCCGAACGCGCCGGCCTCTCCCCCTCGGGACTCGCGAAGAAATCCGGCCTCGACCCAACGACGTTCAACAAATCGAAGCGCATCACCAATGACGGCCGCGAGCGCTGGCCTTCCACCGAATCAGTCGCCAAGGCGCTGCAGGCCACCAACACCGCGATCGATACGTTCGTGCAACTGATTCACGATCGGCCGCGGGTGGTGCAGTCGGTCCCGCTGCTCGGCCTCGCTCAGGCCGGCTCCGGCGGTTATTTCGACGATGGCGGCTTTCCGGTCGGCAAGGGCTGGGACGAAGTCGGGCTTCCGTCGATCACCGACGAGCACGCTTACGCGCTGGAAATCTCCGGCGATTCGATGAAGCCCGCGTATCGCAGCGGCGACATCGTGGTGGTATCGCCGAGTGCCACCGTGCATCGCGGCGACCGCGTGGTGGTCAAAACCACCAAAGGTGAAGTGATGGTGAAGGAGTTGAAGCGGCGCACCGCCAAGGTGGTCGAGCTGGCTTCTCTCAATCCCAGCCATCCCGACCGGACTCTGGCACCGTCAGAGATCGAATGGATCGGCCGAATCGTCTGGGCCAGTCAGTAA
- a CDS encoding DUF952 domain-containing protein, whose amino-acid sequence MRTIYKICDAAAWRGAEQAGRYGGSADDARDGFIHFSTAPQLAGTLAKHYTGQTGLKLIAVDAEVLGDLLRWEPSRGGELFPHLYGELALSAVTGVQDLVTRPDGSHVVPELAS is encoded by the coding sequence TTGCGCACGATTTATAAGATCTGTGACGCGGCGGCCTGGCGCGGCGCCGAACAGGCCGGCCGCTACGGCGGCAGCGCCGACGACGCCCGCGACGGGTTCATCCATTTCTCCACCGCGCCGCAGCTCGCCGGGACGCTGGCCAAGCACTATACGGGCCAGACCGGCCTGAAGCTGATCGCGGTGGACGCCGAAGTGCTTGGCGACCTGCTGCGCTGGGAGCCGTCGCGCGGCGGTGAGCTGTTTCCGCATCTCTATGGCGAGCTTGCACTCTCGGCGGTGACCGGCGTGCAGGATCTGGTCACGCGCCCCGACGGCAGCCACGTCGTGCCGGAGCTTGCGTCGTGA
- a CDS encoding ATP-dependent DNA ligase produces the protein MNRFAKLLDRLGYEPGRNNKLRLITNYFREVEDPDRGWALAALTGALSFRHAKPGLIRALIAERTDPVLFGLSYDYVGDLSETVALMWPSPRRRASSPPPCGEGAGVGGHNGTPSLGRPHPNPLPQAGEGARPASGEGVASPHQLISTGHNSPPPPTLTEIVTTLHSLGKAELPAQLARWLDELDETGRWALLKLVTGALRIGVSARLAKTAAAALGDKDPHDVELVWPGLEPPYRELFAWLEGRGPQPVNRDPAPFRPVMLAHAVEDTDFAAMNPADYIAEWKWDGIRVQAVSGQNEHGDTVVRLYSRSGEDITMSFPDLLPSLRLPGAIDGELLVLRDKRVQSFNVLQQRLNRKSVTPKLTKDYPIHLRAYDLLGEGDEDLRTLPFADRRARLETFIAGLDDPKVDLSPTLTFDDWEGLRAARRDPASAGAGLDADAVEGVMLKRRDALYLPGRPKGQWWKWKHDPHIIDAVLMYAQRGHGKRSSYYSDYTFGVWTEGDGGDQLVPVGKAYFGFTDEELLQIDRFVRRNTTEKFGPVRHVVHEPDKGLVLEVAFEGLQRSPRHKSGVAMRFPRINRLRWDKPPKDADRLETLERMLKAETVNPPAAATRGH, from the coding sequence ATGAACCGCTTCGCCAAACTGCTCGACCGCCTCGGCTACGAGCCCGGCCGCAACAACAAGCTGCGGCTGATCACTAATTACTTCCGCGAGGTCGAAGATCCCGACCGCGGCTGGGCGCTCGCGGCCCTGACCGGCGCGCTGTCGTTCCGCCACGCCAAGCCCGGCCTGATCCGCGCCCTGATCGCCGAACGCACCGACCCGGTACTGTTCGGCCTGTCCTACGATTACGTCGGCGATTTATCGGAGACGGTCGCGCTGATGTGGCCATCGCCGCGACGCCGAGCTTCCTCCCCTCCTCCTTGCGGGGAGGGGGCGGGGGTGGGGGGCCACAACGGGACGCCATCCTTGGGGCGCCCTCACCCCAACCCTCTCCCGCAAGCGGGAGAGGGAGCTCGTCCCGCAAGCGGCGAGGGTGTCGCCTCACCACATCAACTAATCAGCACCGGCCACAACAGCCCGCCTCCTCCCACGCTCACCGAGATCGTCACCACGCTTCATAGTCTCGGCAAGGCCGAACTTCCGGCGCAGCTCGCGCGGTGGCTCGACGAACTCGACGAGACTGGGCGCTGGGCGCTGCTCAAGCTGGTCACCGGCGCCTTGCGGATCGGTGTGTCGGCGCGGCTGGCCAAGACCGCGGCCGCGGCGCTCGGCGACAAGGATCCGCACGACGTCGAACTGGTGTGGCCGGGCCTCGAGCCGCCGTATCGCGAGCTGTTCGCCTGGCTCGAAGGTCGCGGCCCGCAGCCGGTCAACCGCGATCCGGCGCCGTTCCGCCCGGTGATGCTGGCGCATGCGGTCGAGGACACCGACTTTGCGGCGATGAATCCGGCCGACTACATCGCCGAATGGAAATGGGACGGCATCCGCGTCCAGGCGGTCAGCGGCCAGAACGAGCATGGCGACACGGTGGTGCGGCTGTATTCGCGCAGCGGCGAAGACATCACCATGAGCTTTCCAGATCTGTTGCCGTCGCTGCGCCTGCCCGGTGCGATCGACGGCGAACTGCTGGTGCTGCGTGACAAACGCGTGCAGTCGTTCAACGTGCTGCAGCAGCGGCTGAACCGCAAATCAGTGACGCCGAAGCTGACGAAGGACTATCCGATCCACCTGCGCGCCTATGACCTGCTCGGCGAAGGCGACGAGGATCTGCGGACGCTGCCGTTCGCCGATCGCCGCGCGCGGCTCGAGACCTTCATCGCCGGGCTCGACGATCCCAAGGTCGACCTGTCGCCGACCCTCACGTTTGACGACTGGGAAGGTTTGCGCGCCGCGCGCCGCGATCCGGCCAGCGCCGGCGCAGGGCTTGATGCCGATGCGGTCGAAGGCGTGATGCTGAAGCGGCGCGACGCGCTGTATCTGCCCGGCCGCCCCAAGGGCCAGTGGTGGAAATGGAAGCACGACCCGCACATCATCGATGCCGTGCTGATGTATGCGCAGCGCGGCCACGGCAAGCGCTCGTCGTATTATTCCGACTACACATTCGGGGTCTGGACAGAAGGCGATGGCGGCGATCAGCTCGTGCCGGTCGGCAAGGCGTATTTCGGCTTCACCGACGAAGAGCTGCTGCAGATCGACCGCTTCGTACGCCGCAACACCACCGAGAAATTCGGCCCCGTCCGGCATGTCGTGCACGAGCCCGATAAGGGCTTGGTGCTGGAAGTGGCGTTCGAAGGCCTGCAGCGTTCGCCGCGCCATAAATCCGGCGTGGCGATGCGATTTCCACGCATCAACCGGCTGCGCTGGGACAAGCCGCCGAAGGACGCCGACCGGCTGGAAACACTGGAGCGGATGCTGAAGGCGGAGACCGTAAATCCGCCAGCGGCCGCCACCCGCGGCCATTGA
- a CDS encoding caspase family protein has product MAIRLHRFSRRTLTAAAALVGVVSLAIGAHAALYKRPVDTARVAAPTTVDAKATSSRLALVIGNAHYPDAASPLLQPINDARLLSASLRHEGYDVDMIEDASRDDILRAVARIKARAGKDATVMLFFGGYGIQSGRDNYMIPVDAKIWTEADVRRSGVSVEQVLAEIKAAGAHTNLAVLDASRRNPYERRFRAYSHGLAPIETPANALVLSSATPGQVADDNDAPNSMVVGELIGSLSSPASAEAAFAKARQAVIKATNGAQVPSMTSSLVADVPLVPVADATPNTGG; this is encoded by the coding sequence ATGGCAATCCGGCTGCATCGCTTTTCCCGGCGGACCCTCACGGCTGCTGCTGCCTTGGTGGGCGTGGTGTCGCTGGCGATCGGCGCGCATGCGGCGCTGTACAAGCGCCCGGTCGATACGGCGCGTGTCGCAGCCCCGACGACCGTCGACGCGAAGGCGACCTCATCGCGATTGGCCCTGGTCATCGGCAACGCCCATTACCCCGATGCCGCTTCGCCGCTGCTGCAGCCGATCAACGATGCCCGTTTGCTCAGCGCCTCGCTGCGCCATGAAGGCTACGACGTCGACATGATCGAGGACGCCAGCCGTGACGACATCCTGCGCGCGGTCGCGCGGATCAAGGCCCGCGCCGGTAAGGACGCGACCGTGATGCTGTTCTTCGGCGGCTACGGCATTCAGTCCGGCCGCGACAACTACATGATTCCGGTCGACGCCAAGATCTGGACCGAAGCCGACGTGCGCCGCAGCGGCGTCAGCGTCGAGCAGGTGCTGGCGGAGATCAAGGCCGCCGGCGCTCACACCAATCTGGCGGTGCTCGACGCGTCGCGCCGCAATCCCTATGAGCGCCGCTTCCGCGCCTATTCGCACGGGCTGGCGCCAATCGAGACGCCGGCCAATGCGCTGGTACTGTCGTCGGCGACGCCGGGGCAGGTGGCGGACGACAATGACGCTCCTAACAGTATGGTGGTTGGGGAGTTGATCGGTTCGCTGTCGTCGCCGGCAAGCGCGGAAGCCGCTTTCGCCAAGGCGAGGCAGGCGGTGATCAAGGCGACCAATGGCGCCCAGGTGCCGTCCATGACCTCGTCGCTGGTCGCGGACGTGCCGCTGGTGCCGGTCGCCGACGCGACGCCCAACACCGGCGGCTGA
- a CDS encoding MBL fold metallo-hydrolase, producing MQVRFVGCGDAIGSGGRLNTCFHVSGQSVNFLIDCGATSLPALKRYGILREDLDLILITHFHADHFGGLPFMMLDAQFMKRKRPLVIAGPLGIDIRLTRLMEAMFEYSSATKPNFDLQVLALEPAVTRQFGAVTVTPFPVVHGDSGGPFFAYRIEAEGRILAYSGDTQWTDQLVAAAHDADLFICEAYTYERTVKNHISLKALETHLPEINPKRVILTHMGDEVLHKLDTVPHMAASDGLIVPL from the coding sequence ATGCAGGTACGATTTGTCGGCTGTGGCGACGCGATCGGCTCTGGAGGCCGGCTCAATACGTGCTTTCACGTCTCGGGGCAGAGCGTCAATTTCCTGATCGACTGCGGCGCGACTTCGCTGCCGGCGCTGAAGCGCTACGGCATCCTGCGCGAAGACCTCGACCTGATCCTGATCACGCATTTCCACGCCGATCATTTCGGCGGTCTGCCGTTCATGATGCTCGACGCGCAATTCATGAAGCGCAAGCGGCCGCTGGTGATCGCCGGTCCCCTCGGCATCGACATCCGGCTGACGCGGCTGATGGAAGCGATGTTCGAGTATTCCTCGGCGACCAAGCCGAACTTCGATCTGCAGGTGCTGGCGCTGGAGCCCGCGGTGACGCGGCAGTTCGGCGCCGTGACGGTGACGCCGTTTCCGGTGGTGCACGGCGATTCGGGCGGGCCGTTCTTCGCCTATCGGATCGAAGCGGAGGGCCGCATCCTCGCGTACAGCGGCGATACGCAATGGACCGATCAGCTGGTCGCTGCCGCGCACGACGCCGATCTCTTCATCTGCGAGGCCTACACCTACGAGCGCACGGTGAAGAACCACATCAGCCTGAAGGCGCTGGAAACGCATCTGCCGGAAATCAACCCGAAGCGCGTGATCCTCACCCATATGGGCGACGAGGTGCTGCACAAGCTCGACACCGTCCCGCACATGGCCGCGAGCGACGGACTGATCGTGCCGCTGTAG
- a CDS encoding class I SAM-dependent DNA methyltransferase: MPTYLFLSSGNVLADRRYDFARELLARGEAEAAADLLAQAVELAPDFTSAWFALGEIRQDRLGDCKGAIDAFRRARAADPRDRHGAGLRLMRLGAANLDAMSPAYVGTLFDQYAPRFDKSLVEDLGYRGPALLLEAVREVCAATGRVMVFRRAIDLGCGTGLVGRAFAPIVSEIIGFDLSPQMIERARANRVYTRLAVTDLVQGLANEAPASAELILAADVLIYIQDVAPLLREAARVLQPGGLLAVTAETHAGDGVVLTAGLRFAQAESHLREELQQAGLAVALLQHASARNENQAPLPGLVVVALKSDD; encoded by the coding sequence ATGCCGACGTACCTGTTCCTGTCGTCCGGAAATGTTCTTGCCGACCGACGCTACGACTTTGCGCGCGAGCTCCTGGCTCGCGGTGAGGCGGAGGCGGCGGCCGACCTGCTGGCGCAGGCGGTTGAGCTGGCGCCGGACTTTACCTCGGCGTGGTTTGCACTCGGGGAAATTCGCCAGGACCGACTCGGCGACTGCAAAGGCGCGATCGATGCGTTTCGGCGGGCGCGCGCGGCGGACCCGCGCGATCGGCACGGCGCCGGTTTGCGCCTGATGCGGCTCGGCGCCGCCAATCTCGATGCGATGTCGCCGGCCTATGTCGGCACGCTGTTCGATCAGTATGCGCCGCGTTTCGACAAGTCGCTGGTCGAGGATCTCGGCTACCGCGGCCCGGCGTTATTGCTCGAGGCGGTGCGCGAGGTCTGTGCAGCGACAGGCCGAGTGATGGTGTTCCGGCGCGCAATCGATCTTGGCTGTGGCACCGGGCTGGTCGGCCGCGCGTTTGCGCCAATCGTTTCCGAAATCATCGGCTTCGATTTGTCGCCGCAGATGATCGAGCGCGCCCGCGCGAACCGCGTGTATACGCGGCTCGCAGTGACTGATCTGGTGCAGGGCCTTGCCAACGAGGCGCCTGCGAGCGCGGAGCTGATCCTTGCCGCCGACGTGCTGATCTATATCCAGGACGTAGCGCCGCTGCTCCGCGAAGCTGCACGAGTGCTGCAGCCGGGCGGCCTGCTCGCCGTCACTGCCGAGACGCATGCTGGCGATGGCGTGGTGCTGACGGCCGGGCTGCGGTTCGCCCAGGCGGAAAGCCATCTGCGCGAAGAACTGCAGCAGGCAGGTCTTGCGGTCGCGCTGCTGCAGCACGCGTCGGCCCGCAATGAGAACCAAGCCCCGCTGCCGGGGTTGGTCGTCGTTGCCTTGAAGTCCGACGACTAG
- a CDS encoding ligase-associated DNA damage response exonuclease produces MRPHDILMPTAAGLCCRLGGFHIDPVRPVDRAVITHGHSDHARAGHGTVLATQPTLDMMRLRYGDNFAGSTRAVAYGETIRLGDTTVTFHPAGHVLGSAQVAVEAGGIRIVASGDYKDAPDPTCAPFEIVSCDVFITEATFGLPVFRHPDAAGEVRKLLDSVVLFPERAHLVGAYSLGKAQRVIALIRQAGYDAPIYLHGAMEKITHYYQASGIPLGELRPVKGVKKAELAGTITLAPPSATSDLWTRRFPDPLTAFASGWMRVRARARQRGVELPLVISDHADWDGLTATIAATGAGEVWVTHGQEDALVHWCQTKGLAARPLDLVGYGDEDEDVGMPAADEANDA; encoded by the coding sequence ATGCGACCGCACGACATCCTGATGCCGACCGCCGCGGGCCTGTGTTGCAGGCTTGGCGGCTTCCACATCGATCCCGTGCGGCCGGTCGACCGCGCGGTGATTACTCACGGCCATTCCGACCACGCCCGCGCCGGCCATGGCACCGTGCTGGCGACCCAGCCTACGCTCGACATGATGCGGCTGCGCTACGGCGACAACTTCGCGGGCTCGACCCGGGCGGTCGCCTATGGCGAGACCATCCGGCTCGGCGACACGACGGTCACGTTCCATCCTGCCGGCCATGTGCTCGGCTCAGCCCAGGTCGCGGTTGAAGCCGGCGGCATCCGCATTGTCGCGTCCGGCGACTACAAGGACGCGCCCGACCCGACCTGCGCGCCGTTCGAGATCGTGTCGTGCGACGTCTTCATCACCGAGGCGACCTTCGGTCTGCCGGTGTTTCGACATCCCGACGCGGCGGGCGAAGTCAGAAAGCTGCTCGATTCCGTCGTGCTGTTTCCGGAGCGCGCGCATCTGGTCGGCGCCTACTCGCTCGGCAAGGCGCAGCGAGTGATCGCACTGATCCGGCAGGCCGGCTACGACGCGCCGATCTATCTGCACGGCGCGATGGAAAAAATCACGCATTACTATCAGGCATCCGGCATCCCGCTTGGCGAATTACGCCCGGTGAAAGGCGTCAAGAAGGCCGAGCTGGCCGGCACCATCACGCTGGCGCCGCCGTCAGCGACCTCCGATCTCTGGACGCGCCGCTTCCCCGATCCGCTCACCGCGTTCGCATCGGGGTGGATGCGGGTACGCGCACGAGCCCGCCAACGCGGCGTCGAACTGCCGCTGGTGATCTCCGATCACGCCGATTGGGACGGCCTCACCGCCACCATCGCGGCCACCGGTGCCGGCGAAGTGTGGGTCACCCACGGCCAGGAAGATGCGCTGGTGCATTGGTGCCAGACCAAGGGTCTCGCGGCGCGGCCGCTCGACCTGGTCGGCTATGGCGATGAAGATGAAGACGTCGGCATGCCGGCCGCCGACGAGGCGAACGACGCATGA
- a CDS encoding quinone-dependent dihydroorotate dehydrogenase has protein sequence MIRAFDAVSLPLLRWLDPEDAHRLAIQGLKLWPPVKPRVDDSKLAVRAFGLNFSNPVGIAAGFDKNAEAPDALLRLGFGFVEVGTVTPKPQAGNPRPRLFRLERDEAVINRMGFNNEGAEVVLRRLAARAQYGGIVGVNVGANKDSDDRVADYVKLIETFAPLASYFTVNVSSPNTPGLRNLQQAAALDDLLARVIDARERVRAAAGDTPVLLKIAPDLSLGELDDVVHIARSRRVDGMIVANTTLSRSPTLRERTKMNEQGGLSGRPLFRLSTRMVAETYVRAEGAFPLIGVGGIDSGGAALTKIRAGATLVQLYSALVYKGLGLVESIKADLASTLLRTGRDSLAEIVGADAPMITAEEWPV, from the coding sequence GTGATTCGCGCGTTCGATGCCGTCTCGCTGCCGCTGCTGCGCTGGCTCGATCCGGAGGATGCGCACCGGCTGGCGATCCAGGGCCTGAAGCTGTGGCCGCCGGTCAAGCCGCGCGTCGACGATTCCAAGCTCGCGGTGCGAGCGTTCGGGCTCAACTTTTCCAACCCGGTCGGCATCGCCGCCGGCTTCGACAAGAACGCCGAAGCGCCCGATGCGCTGCTCCGGCTCGGCTTCGGCTTCGTCGAGGTCGGCACGGTGACGCCGAAGCCGCAGGCCGGCAATCCGCGACCGCGGCTGTTCCGGCTTGAGCGCGACGAGGCGGTGATCAACCGCATGGGTTTCAACAACGAGGGCGCCGAGGTGGTGCTGCGCCGGCTGGCGGCGCGCGCGCAATATGGCGGCATCGTCGGCGTCAATGTCGGGGCCAACAAGGATAGCGACGATCGGGTGGCGGACTACGTCAAGCTGATCGAGACCTTCGCACCGCTGGCGAGCTACTTCACCGTCAACGTCTCGTCGCCGAATACGCCCGGCCTGCGCAATCTGCAGCAGGCAGCGGCGCTCGACGATCTGCTGGCGCGGGTGATCGATGCGCGCGAGCGGGTGCGGGCGGCGGCCGGCGATACGCCGGTGCTCCTGAAGATCGCGCCCGATCTGTCGCTCGGCGAACTCGACGATGTCGTGCATATCGCGAGGTCACGCCGGGTCGACGGCATGATCGTCGCCAACACCACGCTGTCGCGCTCGCCGACGCTGCGCGAGCGGACCAAGATGAACGAGCAGGGCGGGCTGTCGGGCCGGCCGTTGTTCCGGCTGTCGACCCGGATGGTGGCGGAGACCTATGTGCGCGCCGAGGGCGCGTTCCCGTTGATCGGCGTCGGCGGCATCGACTCCGGCGGCGCGGCGCTGACCAAGATCCGCGCAGGCGCCACGCTGGTCCAGTTGTATTCGGCGCTGGTCTATAAGGGCCTCGGCCTGGTCGAAAGCATCAAGGCCGACCTCGCCTCGACGCTGCTCCGCACCGGCCGCGATTCGCTGGCCGAAATCGTCGGCGCCGACGCCCCGATGATCACTGCGGAAGAGTGGCCGGTCTAA
- a CDS encoding MATE family efflux transporter, with the protein MVANLTTPLLGVVATTAIGRLGEATLLGGVSMASVLFDCLFWLFGFLRMSTLAFTAQALGAGQSREVPAHLLRGLIVAASIGLLLIALQGPLAAVLIGAMGGSEAVSAAAKTYFSIRIWSSPLVLANFAVLGWLVGQARATLALAVQIAINLINIAATVLLVLWFDFGIAGAAIAAVIAEGSGLVIGLAIAAWRGRGLFNVSRAMLFDPDRLRRMFAVNRDIMIRTAALIAVFLFFTAQGARGGDVVLATNAVLNNFLMISAFFLDGLANAAEQLCGRTLGARDRVGFVKATRLVILWGFGFALIVSAIYAFAGPMLIDFITSNGELRRTARDYLWLVTLAPMLGVFAFAYDGVFIGATWAREMRNLMLLSLVLFLASWFALRPLGNTGLWIALLSHYVWRGGLQALRYPAMVRTSFAAH; encoded by the coding sequence ATGGTCGCCAACCTGACCACGCCTTTGCTCGGCGTCGTCGCCACCACGGCGATCGGGCGGCTCGGCGAGGCGACGCTGCTCGGCGGCGTGTCGATGGCCTCGGTGCTGTTCGACTGTCTGTTCTGGCTGTTCGGCTTCCTGCGGATGAGCACGCTGGCCTTCACCGCGCAGGCGCTCGGCGCCGGGCAGAGCCGTGAAGTCCCCGCGCATCTGCTGCGGGGCCTGATCGTCGCGGCTAGCATCGGCCTGTTGCTGATTGCCCTGCAAGGTCCGCTCGCCGCGGTGCTGATCGGCGCGATGGGCGGCAGCGAGGCGGTGAGCGCCGCAGCCAAGACCTACTTCTCGATCCGGATCTGGTCGTCGCCGCTGGTGCTGGCGAACTTCGCGGTGCTCGGCTGGCTGGTCGGTCAGGCGCGTGCCACTCTGGCCCTTGCGGTGCAGATCGCCATCAACCTGATCAACATCGCCGCCACCGTGCTGCTGGTGCTGTGGTTCGACTTCGGCATTGCCGGCGCCGCGATTGCCGCGGTGATCGCCGAGGGCTCGGGGCTGGTGATCGGGCTCGCGATCGCAGCCTGGCGCGGCCGAGGTCTGTTCAACGTGTCGCGGGCGATGCTGTTCGATCCGGACCGGTTACGGCGGATGTTCGCGGTCAATCGCGACATCATGATCCGCACTGCGGCGCTGATCGCCGTGTTCCTGTTCTTCACCGCGCAGGGCGCGCGCGGCGGCGACGTGGTGCTCGCCACCAATGCGGTGCTCAACAATTTCCTGATGATCAGCGCGTTCTTCCTCGACGGCCTCGCCAACGCCGCCGAACAATTGTGCGGCCGCACCCTCGGGGCGCGCGACCGCGTAGGCTTCGTCAAAGCGACCAGGCTGGTGATCTTGTGGGGCTTCGGCTTCGCGCTCATCGTCAGCGCGATCTATGCGTTTGCCGGACCTATGCTGATCGACTTCATCACCTCGAACGGCGAGCTTCGCCGCACAGCGCGCGATTATCTCTGGCTGGTGACGCTGGCGCCGATGCTCGGCGTGTTCGCGTTCGCCTATGACGGCGTATTCATCGGCGCCACCTGGGCGCGCGAAATGCGCAACCTGATGCTGCTGTCGCTGGTTCTGTTCCTGGCGTCGTGGTTCGCGCTCCGCCCACTCGGCAACACCGGACTATGGATCGCGCTGTTGTCGCACTACGTCTGGCGCGGCGGCCTGCAGGCGCTGCGCTATCCGGCGATGGTGCGGACCTCGTTCGCGGCGCACTGA
- a CDS encoding DUF6460 domain-containing protein has product MRDDIRDLPANDDRMTRFLGGSPMAVAFRLILMSILVGVVLAAIGLDPWNIITSIRLLFERIWDLGFDAINGLWRYFLLGAVIVIPIWLLTRLFSTPRGR; this is encoded by the coding sequence ATGCGAGACGACATCCGGGATCTGCCGGCCAATGACGACAGGATGACCCGCTTCCTCGGCGGCTCGCCGATGGCGGTGGCGTTTCGTCTGATCCTGATGTCGATCCTGGTCGGCGTCGTGCTGGCGGCGATCGGCCTCGATCCCTGGAATATCATCACCAGCATCCGGCTGCTGTTCGAGCGGATCTGGGATCTCGGCTTCGATGCGATCAACGGCCTGTGGCGCTACTTCTTGCTCGGCGCCGTGATCGTGATCCCGATCTGGCTGCTCACCCGCTTGTTCAGCACACCGCGCGGACGCTGA
- a CDS encoding carbonic anhydrase gives MCETCCSNVSRRTLMAGGLGLLAAASLPLAAQAQAQVNAPGDTPDAALDKLMQGNERYIAGQMRERDFSAGRAARAESQAPFAAILGCADSRVAPELAFDQGPGSLFVVRVAGNFVTPDGLASLEYGAAVLGTKVIMVLGHSNCGAINATVAALQKGNDLPGHIGDLVRAMKPGIEPVLQKQEEDLRHQAVIANVRANVRQLQEAKPILADMVSSKKLRVVGGVYDLASGKVELV, from the coding sequence ATGTGTGAAACGTGCTGCAGTAATGTATCGCGACGAACTCTGATGGCCGGCGGCCTCGGCTTGCTCGCCGCAGCCTCGCTGCCGCTGGCCGCGCAGGCGCAAGCCCAGGTGAACGCGCCGGGCGACACGCCGGACGCTGCGCTCGACAAGCTGATGCAGGGCAATGAGCGCTACATCGCCGGCCAGATGCGCGAGCGCGATTTCTCCGCGGGCCGAGCCGCACGAGCCGAAAGTCAGGCGCCGTTCGCCGCGATCCTTGGTTGCGCCGACTCTCGTGTCGCGCCGGAGCTCGCCTTCGACCAAGGTCCGGGCAGTCTGTTCGTGGTGCGCGTCGCCGGCAACTTCGTCACGCCCGACGGTCTTGCCAGTCTCGAATACGGTGCCGCGGTGCTCGGCACCAAGGTGATCATGGTGCTCGGCCACAGCAATTGCGGCGCCATCAACGCGACCGTCGCAGCGCTGCAGAAGGGCAACGACCTGCCCGGCCACATCGGCGATCTGGTGCGCGCGATGAAGCCCGGCATCGAGCCGGTGCTGCAAAAGCAGGAGGAGGATCTGCGGCACCAGGCGGTAATCGCCAATGTCCGCGCCAACGTCCGGCAGTTGCAGGAGGCGAAGCCGATCCTCGCCGACATGGTGAGCAGCAAGAAGCTGCGGGTGGTCGGCGGCGTTTACGATCTCGCCAGCGGCAAGGTCGAACTGGTCTAA